A genome region from Triticum aestivum cultivar Chinese Spring chromosome 2B, IWGSC CS RefSeq v2.1, whole genome shotgun sequence includes the following:
- the LOC123043248 gene encoding uncharacterized protein, which translates to MASTSASLGAILQRFPLLAPRPASRRAPTARRAVANKISCIGWDPEGILAPPQPGHIARLEFRRRLDSDADARAAFDLQVKEEQERRRKEREARVIPETDAGLVEFFLDTDAREIEIEIGRLRPRLNKGFFDHIQREIAQIKFAVTRTAANEDRLIELEAMQKVIGEGVEAYDKLQNDLVTAKERLTNILQSKDRKKTLLDMVERNELNMSILTLLDENIASAKTSNQEEAVAFMEDVRSSMLKYITV; encoded by the exons atggcgtccacctccgcctccctcggCGCCATCCTCCAGCGCTTCCCGCTGCTCGCGCCCCGCCCCGCCTCCCGCCGCGCGCCCACCGCCCGCCGCGCCGTCGCCAACAAGATCTCCTGCATCGGATGG GACCCGGAGGGCATCCTGGCGCCGCCGCAGCCGGGCCACATCGCGCGCCTCGAGTTCCGGCGCCGCCTCGACAGCGACGCCGACGCGCGCGCCGCCTTCGACCTCCAGGTCAAGGAGGAGCAGGAGCGCCGCCGCAAGGAGCGCGAG GCGCGGGTGATACCTGAGACGGACGCCGGGCTGGTGGAGTTCTTCCTGGACACGGACGCGCGGGAGATCGAGATCGAGATCGGCAGGCTCCGGCCCAGGCTCAACAAGGGCTTCTTCGACCACATCCAGCGCGAGATCGCGCAGATCAAGTTCGCAGTCACCAGAACAGCG GCAAATGAAGACAGACTGATCGAGCTGGAGGCGATGCAGAAGGTCATCGGGGAGGGAGTCG AGGCCTACGACAAGCTGCAAAACGACCTGGTCACGGCCAAGGAGCGGCTCACCAACATCCTGCAATCCAAAGATAGGAAGAAAACT CTGCTCGACATGGTTGAACGGAACGAGCTCAACATGTCCATATTAACGCTTCTCGACGAGAACATAGCGAGCGCCAAGACCAGTAACCAG GAGGAGGCCGTGGCTTTCATGGAGGATGTGCGCTCATCTATGCTGAAATACATAACAGTATAA